The following coding sequences lie in one Cloeon dipterum chromosome 1, ieCloDipt1.1, whole genome shotgun sequence genomic window:
- the LOC135948036 gene encoding secreted protein C-like: MKYAPLILALCVATALAQKGYDYPKPNQGFNTGNKQTTGGQRPQNNVQRPQNTGSSFTSNDAPQQGSRPQQASRPQQGGYQQGGRPSNQVSRPQNQFGNNNQGFNSNQNAQNTGYKYPTPGSAAPTTGFTASDDFNSDTTTNIPFGTTFSQGSVGGSQQSSSFGAINVPSGPSSISAGSFSSTGPSGSNTGSFISGPSSSGSSGSRPVPAAGQSSFGGSNNNFGSPQGGSSSVGPSSGGSNNFGSSQGGSSSFGPSSGGSNNFGSSTGGSSNFGPSSGGSNNFGSSAGGASSSGGNDDGSYDGGDYSAIPGTPDTDYPILTSIPTTSFKCSDQQWPGYYADVETRCQVFHVCSNNRTFDFLCPNGTIFHQGYLVCVWWSDFDCSTAPSLFENNANIYDYSQDGSQSANQNQGSSQSGGNQGGFSQSGPSQGSFSQSGPSQGSFSQSGPSQGPSSQTGPSQGGFSQTGPSQGGFSQTGPSQGSFSQTGPSQGPSSQTGPSQGSFGQTGPSQSGFGQSNNSGQGTRPNQVSNQGYNQGDDPVTPPNREYLPPY; encoded by the exons ATGAAATACGCTCCTCTCATCCTCG CGCTGTGCGTGGCCACAGCTTTGGCGCAGAAAGGCTACGATTACCCGAAACCAAACCAGGGCTTCAACACTGGCAACAAGCAGACAACCGGCGGCCAACGGCCACAAAACAACGTCCAGAGGCCGCAGAACACTGGCTCATCCTTCACCAGCAACGATGCTCCTCAACAAGGTTCTAGGCCTCAACAGGCCTCCAGGCCTCAGCAGGGTGGATACCAGCAGGGTGGTCGTCCTTCGAACCAAGTCAGTCGCCCTCAGAACCAGTTCGGCAACAACAACCAGGGATTCAACTCAAACCAGAACGCTCAGAACACCGGATACAAGTATCCGACTCCTGGAAGCGCTGCCCCTACTACTGGATTCACCGCGAGCGATGATTTCAACTCGGACACGACCACCAATATTCCCTTCGGAACAACCTTCAGCCAGGGATCAGTTGGCGGATCTCAGCAATCCAGCAGCTTCGGCGCCATCAACGTTCCCTCTGGACCTTCCAGCATCAGTGCTGGCTCCTTCTCCAGCACCGGACCGTCTGGATCCAACACTGGAAGCTTTATCTCTGGGCCATCCTCAAGTGGATCATCTGGAAGCCGTCCTGTTCCCGCCGCTGGCCAATCGTCTTTCGGTGGTTCTAACAACAACTTTGGCTCTCCTCAGGGTGGATCTAGCAGCGTCGGACCTTCATCCGGTGGTTCAAACAACTTTGGCTCTTCCCAGGGTGGATCTAGCAGCTTTGGACCTTCATCCGGTGGTTCAAACAACTTTGGATCCTCCACCGGCGGCTCCAGCAACTTTGGACCTTCCTCTGGTGGCTCTAACAACTTTGGATCCTCTGCTGGTGGAGCTTCTTCCTCTGGTGGCAACGATGATGGCAGCTACGACGGTGGCGACTACTCGGCGATCCCAGGCACTCCCGACACCGATTACCCCATCCTGACCTCAATCCCTACCACTTCCTTCAAGTGCTCTGACCAACAGTGGCCTGGATACTACGCTGATGTCGAAACCCGTTGCCAGGTTTTCCATGTCTGCTCTAACAACCGCACCTTCGACTTCCTCTGCCCCAACGGAACCATCTTCCATCAAGGTTACCTCGTGTGCGTCTGGTGGTCAGACTTCGACTGCAGCACCGCTCCCAGCCTGTTTGAAAACAACGCTAACATCTACGACTACTCTCAGGACGGAAGCCAGTCTGCTAACCAGAACCAAGGATCTTCTCAGTCTGGAGGTAACCAAGGTGGTTTCAGCCAGTCCGGCCCTAGCCAGGGAAGCTTCAGCCAATCCGGCCCTAGCCAGGGAAGCTTCAGCCAATCCGGCCCCAGCCAAGGACCTTCTTCGCAGACCGGTCCCAGCCAGGGAGGATTCAGCCAGACCGGGCCCAGCCAAGGTGGTTTCAGCCAGACCGGCCCTAGCCAGGGAAGCTTCAGCCAGACCGGTCCTAGCCAGGGACCTTCTTCGCAGACTGGACCCAGCCAGGGCAGCTTCGGCCAGACCGGCCCCAGCCAGAGTGGATTTGGACAGTCCAACAACTCCGGCCAAGGAACCAGACCAAACCAGGTTTCCAACCAGGGCTACAACCAAGGCGACGACCCCGTAACTCCCCCCAACCGCGAATATCTGCCACCTTACTAA